From the Streptomyces syringium genome, one window contains:
- a CDS encoding cobalamin biosynthesis protein produces MRADHVGFASGAALGFLGDLLVGDPRRGHPVAAFGRAAQGVERRLWRDHRGYGALHTLVCAGGSAAGAALLTRAVRNSPRAHIALTAAATWAVLGGTSLGREARAVGGALAAGDLDVARERLPHLCGRDPQSLDAQQIARAVVESVAENTSDAVVGALVWGALGGVPGLVGFRAVNTLDAMVGHKSARYRRFGWASARLDDVVGWPGARLTAALAVLAGPDPRGAWRVARRDAARHPSPNAGPVEAAFAGALGVRLGGTLAYAGRVEHRPVLGAELRPVRAADIERAVRLSRRVSLLALGVAIAGRYAVTGARAATRSTSGAPTGRALGRLPAAARPVRTVRTALRITQRVIAPTQHRRNR; encoded by the coding sequence ATGCGTGCCGATCACGTCGGTTTCGCGTCCGGTGCCGCGCTCGGCTTCCTCGGCGACCTCCTCGTGGGCGATCCCCGCCGCGGCCACCCCGTGGCCGCCTTCGGGCGCGCCGCGCAAGGCGTCGAGCGACGGCTGTGGCGTGACCACCGCGGCTACGGCGCCCTGCACACCCTGGTGTGCGCGGGCGGCAGCGCCGCGGGCGCCGCTCTGCTGACCCGTGCCGTACGGAACTCCCCCCGCGCGCACATCGCGCTGACCGCCGCCGCCACCTGGGCCGTGCTCGGCGGCACCTCCCTGGGCCGGGAGGCCCGGGCCGTCGGCGGTGCCCTGGCCGCGGGGGACCTGGACGTCGCCCGGGAGCGGCTGCCGCATCTGTGCGGCCGTGACCCGCAGTCGCTGGACGCGCAGCAGATCGCGCGGGCGGTCGTCGAGTCCGTCGCCGAGAACACCTCCGACGCCGTCGTGGGCGCCCTCGTCTGGGGCGCCCTGGGCGGTGTGCCCGGGCTCGTCGGCTTCCGCGCGGTCAACACCCTGGACGCGATGGTCGGCCACAAGTCCGCGCGCTACCGGCGGTTCGGCTGGGCCTCGGCCCGTCTCGACGACGTCGTCGGCTGGCCCGGCGCCCGGCTCACCGCCGCCCTCGCCGTCCTGGCCGGCCCCGACCCGCGCGGCGCCTGGCGGGTGGCCCGGCGCGACGCCGCCCGGCACCCGAGCCCCAACGCGGGCCCCGTCGAGGCCGCCTTCGCCGGTGCGCTCGGCGTCCGGCTGGGCGGCACCCTCGCCTACGCGGGCCGCGTCGAACACCGTCCCGTCCTGGGCGCGGAGCTGCGCCCGGTCCGGGCGGCCGACATCGAGCGCGCGGTACGGCTCTCGCGCCGGGTGTCGCTGCTGGCCCTCGGGGTCGCGATCGCCGGGCGGTACGCCGTCACCGGCGCGCGGGCCGCGACGCGCTCCACGAGCGGTGCGCCGACCGGGCGCGCCCTGGGCAGACTTCCGGCGGCCGCCCGGCCCGTACGGACGGTACGGACGGCACTACGGATCACACAACGGGTCATAGCTCCCACGCAGCACAGGAGGAACCGGTGA
- a CDS encoding cobyric acid synthase: MGGGLLVAGTTSDAGKSVVTAGICRWLVRKGVKVAPFKAQNMSLNSFVTREGAEIGRAQAMQAAAARVEPSALMNPVLLKPGSDRSSQVVLLGKPVGELSARGYFGGPGAPEGSSGASLYGGRREALLGTVTECLEELRRTHDAVICEGAGSPAEINLRRTDIVNMGIARAARLPVVVVGDIDRGGVFASFFGTTALLSREDQAHIAGYMVNKFRGDVTLLEPGLEMLRDLTGRPTVGVLPFAHGLGIDEEDGLRVSMRGAVRESVVAPPHGADVLRVAVCAVPLMSNFTDVDALAAEPGVIVRFVDRPEELADADLVIVPGTRGTVKALAWLRERGLADALKRRAAEGRPVLGICGGYQLLGERIEDDVESRAGTVEGLGLLPVRVRFAREKTLERPVGEALGERVEGYEIHHGVAEVTGGDEAFVSDGHGRGLDGCRVGSVWGTHWHGSLESDGFRRAFLRRVADAAGRSFVPAPDTSFAALREEQLDRLGDLIERHADTDALLRLIEQGVPAGLPFVPPGAPAHPADAPADGKPAVPAQPSDGAADTTPETAAAEAPDQSRSFEALEGGTR; encoded by the coding sequence CTGGGCGGGGGCCTGCTGGTGGCCGGGACCACCTCGGACGCGGGCAAGAGCGTGGTCACGGCCGGGATCTGCCGGTGGCTGGTCCGCAAGGGCGTCAAGGTCGCGCCCTTCAAGGCGCAGAACATGTCGCTGAACTCGTTCGTGACGCGCGAGGGCGCCGAGATCGGCCGGGCGCAGGCCATGCAGGCCGCCGCCGCCCGCGTCGAGCCCAGCGCCCTGATGAACCCCGTGCTCCTCAAGCCCGGCAGTGACCGCAGCAGCCAGGTGGTGCTGCTGGGCAAGCCGGTGGGCGAACTCAGCGCGCGCGGGTACTTCGGGGGGCCCGGGGCGCCTGAGGGGTCGTCGGGTGCTTCCCTGTACGGCGGGCGGCGGGAGGCGCTGCTCGGGACGGTGACGGAGTGTCTGGAGGAGCTGCGGCGTACGCACGACGCGGTGATCTGTGAGGGCGCCGGCAGTCCCGCCGAGATCAATCTGCGCCGCACGGACATCGTCAACATGGGCATCGCCCGGGCGGCCCGGCTGCCGGTCGTCGTGGTCGGCGACATCGACCGGGGCGGGGTCTTCGCGTCCTTCTTCGGTACGACGGCGCTGCTGTCCCGCGAGGACCAGGCGCACATCGCGGGGTACATGGTCAACAAGTTCCGGGGCGATGTGACGCTCCTGGAGCCGGGCCTTGAGATGCTGCGGGACCTCACCGGCCGGCCGACCGTGGGCGTGCTGCCGTTCGCGCACGGCCTCGGCATCGACGAGGAAGACGGTCTGCGGGTCTCGATGCGCGGCGCGGTGCGCGAGTCGGTGGTGGCCCCGCCGCACGGCGCGGACGTGCTGCGCGTCGCGGTGTGCGCGGTGCCGCTGATGTCGAACTTCACGGACGTCGACGCGCTGGCCGCGGAGCCGGGCGTGATCGTGCGCTTCGTGGACCGCCCGGAAGAGCTGGCCGACGCGGACCTGGTCATCGTGCCGGGCACCCGGGGGACGGTGAAGGCCCTGGCCTGGCTGCGGGAGCGCGGGCTCGCGGACGCGCTGAAGCGGCGCGCCGCCGAGGGGCGGCCGGTGCTGGGCATCTGCGGCGGCTACCAGCTGCTGGGCGAGCGCATCGAGGACGACGTGGAGTCCCGGGCCGGCACGGTCGAGGGCCTCGGGCTGCTGCCGGTGCGGGTGCGGTTCGCCCGGGAGAAGACGCTGGAGCGCCCGGTCGGCGAGGCGCTCGGCGAGCGCGTGGAGGGCTACGAGATCCACCACGGCGTCGCGGAGGTGACCGGCGGGGACGAAGCGTTCGTCTCCGACGGCCATGGCCGCGGCCTGGACGGCTGCCGGGTGGGTTCGGTCTGGGGTACGCACTGGCACGGTTCGCTGGAGAGCGACGGCTTCCGCCGGGCGTTCCTGCGGCGCGTGGCGGACGCGGCGGGCCGGTCCTTCGTCCCGGCGCCGGACACCAGTTTCGCGGCCCTGCGCGAGGAACAGCTGGACCGGCTCGGTGATCTGATCGAGCGGCACGCGGACACGGACGCGCTGCTGCGGCTGATCGAGCAGGGGGTGCCGGCCGGGCTGCCGTTCGTCCCGCCCGGTGCGCCCGCGCACCCCGCCGACGCCCCCGCGGACGGGAAGCCGGCCGTCCCCGCACAACCCTCGGACGGCGCGGCGGACACCACGCCGGAGACCGCCGCCGCCGAGGCGCCCGACCAGAGTCGTTCCTTTGAAGCCCTTGAAGGGGGTACCCGCTGA
- a CDS encoding putative cobaltochelatase gives MASATYPFTAVVGMDDMRLGLLLNAISPSIGGVLVRGEKGTAKSTMVRGIAALMPAVDVVTGCRFSCDPALPDPACPDGPHADGDRAAGGARAARMVELPVGASEDRLVGALDIERALSEGVKAFEPGLLADAHRGVLYVDEVNLLHDHLVDLLLDAAAMGSSYVEREGVSVRHAARFLLVGTMNPEEGELRPQLLDRFGLTVEVAASRETDERVEVVRRRLAYDEDPAAFAAKWAAEEDALRERIAAARALLPGVRLGDGALRRIAAVCAGFEVDGMRADIVTARTATALAAWAGRTDVTAEDVRQAALLALPHRRRRNPFDAPGLDEDRLDEILRQFEEDEPEPEPEDPDGGPDDGPDGGPGGGESPEDGQQGTPDVPEQREEPTRDDSPGEPSAAPEGTPSTQPDPAAGHSDQNDRTGRAEGGESAVVGAAEPFRTRKLDVPGLGEGADGRRSRARTAHGRTTGARRPRGALSKLHLAATVQAAAPHQRARGRSGPGLVVRRDDLREAVREGREGNLVLFVVDASGSMAARKRMGAVKGAVLSLLLDAYQRRDKIGMITFRGSGAAVALPPTSSVEAGAARLEKLPTGGRTPLAAGLLQAHEVLRLERLRDPSRRPLLVVVTDGRATGGPEPLVRATRAARMLAGEGTASVVVDCESGPVRLGLAGELGRELRGPVVTLDELRADSVSALVRTVTNTNSRRAA, from the coding sequence ATGGCCTCGGCCACCTACCCGTTCACCGCGGTCGTCGGAATGGACGACATGCGGTTGGGTCTGCTGCTCAACGCGATCTCGCCGTCGATCGGCGGTGTGCTCGTCCGGGGCGAGAAGGGGACCGCCAAGAGCACGATGGTGCGCGGCATCGCGGCGCTGATGCCCGCCGTCGACGTCGTCACCGGCTGCCGCTTCTCCTGCGACCCCGCCCTGCCCGATCCCGCCTGCCCCGACGGCCCGCACGCCGACGGCGACCGCGCGGCCGGTGGCGCGCGCGCCGCCAGGATGGTCGAACTGCCGGTCGGTGCCTCCGAGGACCGGCTCGTGGGCGCGCTCGACATCGAACGGGCCCTGTCGGAGGGCGTGAAGGCCTTCGAGCCGGGCCTGCTGGCCGACGCGCACCGCGGCGTGCTGTACGTCGACGAGGTCAATCTCCTCCACGACCACCTGGTCGACCTGCTGTTGGACGCCGCCGCCATGGGCTCCTCCTACGTCGAGCGCGAGGGTGTCTCCGTCCGTCACGCGGCCCGTTTCCTGCTCGTCGGGACGATGAACCCCGAGGAGGGCGAGCTGCGGCCGCAGTTGCTGGACCGCTTCGGGCTGACCGTCGAGGTCGCGGCCTCGCGGGAGACCGACGAGCGGGTCGAGGTCGTGCGCCGCAGGCTCGCCTACGACGAGGACCCGGCGGCGTTCGCCGCCAAGTGGGCCGCCGAGGAGGACGCGCTGCGCGAGCGGATCGCCGCCGCCCGCGCGCTGCTGCCGGGCGTGCGGCTGGGTGACGGCGCGCTGCGCCGGATCGCCGCGGTGTGCGCCGGGTTCGAGGTCGACGGCATGCGCGCGGACATCGTGACCGCGCGGACGGCGACGGCGCTCGCCGCCTGGGCGGGGCGCACGGACGTGACCGCCGAGGACGTCCGGCAGGCAGCGCTGCTGGCGCTGCCGCACCGGCGCCGGCGCAATCCCTTCGACGCGCCGGGGCTGGACGAGGACCGGCTGGACGAGATCCTCCGGCAGTTCGAGGAGGACGAGCCGGAGCCCGAGCCGGAGGACCCGGACGGCGGCCCCGACGACGGCCCGGACGGCGGTCCCGGCGGCGGTGAGAGTCCCGAGGACGGGCAGCAGGGCACACCGGACGTCCCGGAACAGCGGGAGGAGCCCACGCGGGACGACTCCCCCGGCGAGCCGTCGGCCGCCCCCGAGGGCACTCCGAGCACCCAGCCGGACCCGGCAGCCGGTCACAGCGACCAGAACGACCGGACCGGTCGGGCCGAGGGCGGCGAGAGTGCCGTCGTGGGGGCCGCCGAGCCGTTCCGGACGCGCAAGCTCGACGTGCCCGGGCTCGGCGAGGGCGCCGACGGGCGCCGCTCCCGGGCGCGCACCGCGCACGGCCGGACCACGGGGGCGCGCCGCCCGCGGGGCGCCCTGTCCAAGCTGCACCTGGCGGCGACCGTGCAGGCCGCGGCCCCGCATCAGCGGGCGCGCGGCCGTTCGGGGCCGGGCCTGGTGGTGCGCCGGGACGATCTGCGGGAGGCGGTGCGCGAGGGCCGCGAGGGCAATCTCGTGCTGTTCGTCGTGGACGCCTCCGGTTCGATGGCGGCCCGTAAGCGGATGGGCGCGGTCAAGGGCGCGGTGCTGTCGCTGCTGCTCGACGCGTACCAGCGCCGCGACAAGATCGGCATGATCACCTTCCGGGGGTCGGGCGCGGCGGTGGCGCTGCCGCCGACGTCGTCGGTGGAGGCGGGCGCGGCGCGGCTGGAGAAGCTGCCGACCGGTGGCCGCACCCCGCTGGCGGCCGGGCTGCTCCAGGCGCACGAGGTGCTGCGGCTGGAGCGGCTGCGGGACCCGTCGCGGCGGCCGCTGCTGGTCGTGGTGACCGACGGGCGGGCCACGGGCGGCCCCGAGCCGCTGGTCCGGGCGACGCGGGCGGCACGGATGCTGGCGGGCGAGGGCACGGCGTCGGTGGTCGTCGACTGCGAGTCGGGGCCGGTGCGGCTCGGGCTGGCGGGCGAGCTGGGCCGCGAGCTGCGCGGACCGGTCGTGACCCTCGACGAGCTGCGCGCGGACAGCGTCTCCGCGCTGGTCAGGACCGTAACGAACACGAACTCCAGGAGGGCCGCGTAA
- the cobO gene encoding cob(I)yrinic acid a,c-diamide adenosyltransferase, translated as MPQGQPSVVPDDGLTTRQRRNRPLVFVHTGIGKGKSTAAFGLALRAWNQGWPVGVFQFVKSAKWKVGEENALRVLGASGEGGSVDWHKMGEGWSWIQRDAKEGELSNEDKAREGWEQVKRDLAAEKYKLYVLDEFAYPMHWGWIDTDEVISVLRDRPGTQHVVITGRNAPQALVDFADLVTDMSKVKHPMDAGQKGQRGIEW; from the coding sequence ATGCCACAGGGACAGCCGAGTGTCGTACCCGACGACGGGCTCACCACACGTCAGCGCCGCAACCGGCCGTTGGTCTTCGTCCACACCGGCATCGGCAAGGGCAAGTCGACGGCCGCGTTCGGGCTGGCGCTGCGGGCGTGGAACCAGGGCTGGCCCGTCGGGGTGTTCCAGTTCGTGAAGTCGGCGAAGTGGAAGGTCGGCGAGGAGAACGCGCTGCGGGTGCTCGGCGCCTCGGGCGAGGGCGGGAGCGTCGACTGGCACAAGATGGGCGAGGGCTGGTCGTGGATCCAGCGCGACGCCAAGGAGGGCGAGCTCAGCAACGAGGACAAGGCCCGCGAGGGCTGGGAGCAGGTCAAGCGGGACCTGGCGGCGGAGAAGTACAAGCTGTACGTGCTGGACGAGTTCGCGTACCCGATGCACTGGGGGTGGATCGACACGGACGAGGTGATCTCGGTGCTGCGCGACCGCCCCGGCACGCAGCACGTCGTGATCACGGGTCGCAACGCCCCGCAGGCGCTGGTGGACTTCGCGGATCTGGTGACCGACATGTCGAAGGTCAAGCACCCGATGGACGCCGGTCAGAAGGGCCAGCGGGGCATCGAGTGGTGA
- a CDS encoding cobyrinate a,c-diamide synthase, which produces MVSTRIPRLVIAAPASGSGKTTVATGLMRAFADAGLAVSPHKVGPDYIDPGYHTLATGRPGRNLDAYMCGPRQVEPLFLHGAAGCDLAVVEGVMGLFDGASGQGELASTAHVAKLLRAPVVLVVDASSQSRSVAALVHGFASWDPEVRVAGVILNKVGSDRHERLLREALDESGVPVLGALRRAPAVHTPSRHLGLVPVAERSTEALDAVAAQADRVREGCDLEALLALARSAPALTAQAWDPTASCPPDGGQPSGPRPVVAVAGGAAFTFSYAEHTELLTAAGADVVTFDPLRDEKLPPGTAGLVIGGGFPEMYAPELSANEPLRKAVADLAASGAPVAAECAGLLYLSRSLDGKPMCGVLPAEARMSERLTLGYREAVAIADNPLAAAGTRVRGHEFHRTVIEPGAGDTPAWGFTAPERRVEGFASGGVHASYLHVHWAGAPGTAERFVAGLPRP; this is translated from the coding sequence GTGGTGAGTACGCGCATCCCCCGTCTGGTCATCGCCGCCCCGGCCTCCGGCAGCGGGAAGACGACCGTCGCCACCGGGCTGATGCGGGCCTTCGCGGACGCCGGGCTGGCGGTGTCCCCGCACAAGGTCGGCCCGGACTACATCGACCCCGGCTATCACACGCTCGCGACGGGCCGCCCGGGCCGCAATCTGGACGCCTATATGTGCGGTCCCCGGCAGGTGGAGCCGCTGTTCCTGCACGGGGCGGCGGGCTGCGATCTCGCGGTGGTCGAGGGCGTGATGGGCCTGTTCGACGGTGCCAGCGGCCAGGGCGAGCTGGCGTCGACGGCCCATGTGGCGAAGCTGCTGCGGGCGCCGGTGGTGCTGGTCGTCGACGCGTCGTCGCAGTCGCGTTCGGTGGCGGCGCTGGTGCACGGCTTCGCGTCCTGGGACCCGGAGGTGCGGGTCGCGGGCGTGATCCTCAACAAGGTCGGCTCGGACCGCCACGAGCGGTTGTTGCGGGAGGCGCTGGACGAGTCCGGCGTCCCGGTGCTGGGCGCGCTGCGGCGCGCCCCGGCCGTGCACACGCCGAGCCGCCACCTGGGCCTGGTGCCGGTCGCCGAGCGCAGCACCGAGGCCCTCGACGCGGTGGCCGCCCAGGCGGACCGGGTCCGCGAGGGCTGCGACCTGGAAGCCCTGTTGGCGCTGGCGCGCAGCGCGCCCGCGCTGACGGCGCAGGCCTGGGACCCGACGGCGTCGTGCCCGCCCGACGGCGGGCAGCCGAGCGGCCCGCGCCCCGTCGTCGCCGTGGCGGGCGGGGCCGCGTTCACCTTCTCGTACGCGGAACACACGGAGCTGCTCACCGCCGCGGGCGCGGACGTCGTGACCTTCGACCCGCTCCGGGACGAGAAGCTGCCCCCCGGCACCGCCGGCCTCGTCATCGGCGGCGGCTTCCCCGAGATGTACGCCCCGGAGCTGTCCGCGAACGAGCCGCTGCGCAAGGCCGTGGCCGACCTGGCGGCGAGCGGGGCGCCGGTGGCCGCCGAGTGCGCGGGACTGCTGTATCTCTCCCGGTCCCTCGACGGGAAGCCGATGTGCGGGGTGCTGCCGGCCGAGGCGCGGATGTCGGAGCGCCTGACCCTCGGTTATCGCGAGGCCGTGGCGATCGCGGACAATCCGCTGGCCGCTGCGGGGACGCGGGTGCGCGGTCACGAGTTCCACCGCACGGTGATCGAGCCGGGTGCGGGCGACACGCCCGCGTGGGGGTTCACCGCCCCGGAGCGCCGCGTCGAGGGCTTCGCGTCGGGCGGGGTCCACGCGTCGTATCTGCATGTGCACTGGGCGGGCGCGCCCGGTACGGCGGAGCGGTTCGTGGCAGGCCTGCCACGCCCGTGA
- a CDS encoding cobalamin biosynthesis protein encodes MGVGARRGAGAEEVLSLIVRTLAEAERVPGEVVALATADAKAGEPGLVAAAERLGVPLLAYGAGELAAVPVPRPSAAVLAAVGTPAVAEAAALLAAGPGGVLVVGKRKSARVTCAVAGPGPLPSPSPSSPSSSLLDGPG; translated from the coding sequence GTGGGGGTGGGGGCACGCCGTGGTGCGGGTGCCGAGGAGGTGCTGTCGCTGATCGTGCGCACGCTGGCGGAGGCGGAGCGGGTCCCGGGAGAGGTCGTCGCGCTGGCGACGGCGGACGCGAAGGCCGGCGAGCCGGGGCTGGTGGCGGCGGCGGAGCGGCTGGGGGTGCCGCTGCTGGCGTACGGGGCGGGGGAGTTGGCCGCTGTGCCGGTGCCCCGGCCGTCGGCGGCCGTGCTCGCCGCCGTGGGGACGCCGGCGGTGGCCGAGGCCGCCGCGCTGCTGGCCGCCGGACCGGGCGGGGTGCTGGTCGTGGGCAAGCGGAAGTCGGCGCGGGTCACGTGCGCGGTCGCGGGCCCGGGGCCTCTGCCGTCGCCCTCGCCGTCCTCCCCGTCGTCCTCGCTGTTGGACGGACCCGGTTGA
- the cobC gene encoding Rv2231c family pyridoxal phosphate-dependent protein CobC has protein sequence MHTSTEPDLRHHGDAEVRGGGAELTDLAVNVRSGTPPVWLRERLVASLDGLAAYPDGRAARRAVAARHGLPEERVLLTAGAAEAFVLLARALDVRRPVVVHPQFTEPEAALRDAGHTVERVLLDPENGFRLDPRAVPGDADLVVVGNPTNPTSVLHPAQSLAQLARPGRTLVVDEAFMDAVPGEEESLASRTDLPGLIVLRSLTKTWGLAGLRIGYVLASPGTIARLERAQPLWPVSTPALAAAEVCSAAPALAEATSAAHRIATDRAYLEGRLAKFTEVSVCGPAAGPFLLLRLPDAAAVRSRLRGLGFAVRRGDTFPGLGPDYLRLAVRDRATTDRFTEALATALADR, from the coding sequence ATGCACACATCCACGGAACCCGATCTGCGTCATCACGGTGACGCCGAAGTGCGGGGCGGCGGGGCGGAACTGACGGACCTGGCGGTCAACGTCCGTTCCGGCACTCCCCCGGTGTGGCTGCGGGAGCGTCTGGTCGCGTCGCTGGACGGGCTCGCCGCGTACCCGGACGGGCGGGCGGCGCGGCGCGCGGTGGCCGCGCGGCACGGGCTGCCGGAGGAGCGGGTGCTGCTGACGGCGGGTGCGGCGGAGGCGTTCGTGCTGCTCGCCCGGGCGCTCGACGTGCGCCGGCCGGTGGTCGTGCACCCGCAGTTCACCGAGCCGGAGGCCGCGCTGCGCGACGCCGGGCACACGGTGGAACGGGTGCTGCTGGACCCGGAGAACGGTTTCCGGCTGGATCCGCGGGCGGTGCCGGGGGACGCGGACCTGGTGGTGGTCGGCAATCCCACCAACCCCACGTCCGTGCTGCACCCGGCGCAGTCCCTGGCCCAGCTCGCCCGCCCGGGGCGGACGCTGGTGGTGGACGAGGCGTTCATGGACGCGGTGCCGGGCGAGGAGGAGTCCCTGGCGTCCCGTACGGACCTGCCGGGGCTGATCGTGCTGCGCAGCCTCACCAAGACCTGGGGCCTGGCGGGGCTGCGCATCGGCTACGTGCTGGCCTCGCCCGGCACCATAGCCCGGCTGGAGCGGGCGCAGCCGCTGTGGCCGGTGTCCACGCCGGCACTGGCGGCCGCGGAGGTGTGCAGCGCTGCCCCGGCACTCGCCGAGGCCACCAGCGCGGCGCACCGGATCGCCACCGACCGGGCCTATCTGGAAGGGCGGCTGGCGAAGTTCACGGAGGTGTCCGTGTGCGGTCCGGCGGCCGGGCCGTTCCTGCTGCTCCGGCTGCCGGACGCGGCGGCGGTCCGGTCCCGGCTGCGGGGGCTGGGCTTCGCGGTCAGACGGGGCGACACCTTCCCCGGGCTGGGCCCGGACTATCTGCGCCTGGCCGTCCGGGACCGGGCGACCACGGACCGCTTCACGGAGGCCCTGGCGACGGCGCTGGCCGACCGCTAG
- a CDS encoding thioredoxin family protein, which produces MPRRVHQPLEDQEVDFVLRAVDGPVLAYFSGTWPKAIEACRAMDLVVGLIAEEHADALTAVKIDITRCPEATKRYGVTGAPSVVLLKEGEVAARGAGPMTHAELRDLLTAHL; this is translated from the coding sequence ATGCCGAGGCGCGTTCATCAGCCACTGGAGGACCAGGAGGTCGACTTCGTCCTCCGGGCGGTCGACGGCCCGGTCCTCGCCTACTTCTCCGGGACGTGGCCGAAGGCGATCGAGGCATGCCGGGCCATGGACCTCGTCGTGGGTCTGATCGCCGAGGAGCACGCGGACGCCCTGACGGCCGTCAAGATCGACATCACCCGCTGTCCGGAGGCGACCAAGCGGTACGGCGTCACCGGGGCCCCGTCCGTCGTCCTCCTCAAGGAAGGCGAGGTGGCGGCGCGCGGCGCGGGACCGATGACCCACGCCGAGCTCCGGGACTTGCTGACCGCCCACCTCTGA
- a CDS encoding SCO1860 family LAETG-anchored protein, with protein MPVRRLTAVAATITVTALAAAPAYATGAVGDHTALTRTITGDGTADAAVLRTALDVALLDKTVHVPLTASLNEVRAPGNASKTALGVTLAGVEQGRPVNLLRAEAATARATADGRAAQGYANLLRARVHVPGLPLLSLVEVQQVTSKAVCETGKKPVATSNLLGSVTVLGKKVTVSTAGTTKVTVPGVGEVRLDLSRTVTTSRTAAATALGLRVSINPLKLNVAEVEGQVTLARAGCRTPKGPVDRSTPSGPAATPDHGGTDTRTQTGADAKPVGHNLAETGGSSATPYVAGAAGLLVVAGGGTLIATRRRAARREG; from the coding sequence ATGCCCGTACGCAGGCTCACCGCCGTAGCCGCGACCATCACCGTCACCGCCCTGGCCGCGGCCCCCGCGTACGCCACCGGTGCCGTCGGCGACCACACCGCTCTCACCCGCACCATCACCGGCGACGGCACGGCCGACGCAGCCGTGCTGCGCACCGCGCTCGACGTCGCCCTGCTCGACAAGACCGTCCACGTGCCGCTCACCGCCTCGCTCAACGAGGTCCGCGCGCCCGGCAACGCCTCGAAGACCGCGCTCGGCGTCACCCTGGCCGGTGTCGAGCAGGGCAGACCCGTCAACCTCCTGCGCGCCGAGGCCGCCACCGCCCGCGCCACCGCCGACGGGCGCGCGGCCCAGGGCTACGCCAACCTCCTCCGTGCCCGGGTGCACGTGCCGGGGCTGCCGCTGCTCTCCCTCGTCGAGGTCCAGCAGGTCACCTCGAAGGCCGTGTGCGAGACGGGGAAGAAGCCGGTCGCCACGTCGAATCTGCTCGGCTCCGTCACGGTCCTCGGCAAGAAGGTCACGGTGAGCACGGCCGGTACGACGAAGGTCACGGTGCCCGGCGTCGGGGAGGTCCGGCTCGATCTGTCCAGGACGGTGACCACCTCCCGTACGGCCGCCGCGACGGCACTCGGCCTGAGGGTCTCCATCAACCCGCTGAAGCTGAACGTCGCCGAGGTCGAGGGACAGGTGACCCTCGCCCGGGCCGGCTGCCGTACGCCCAAGGGCCCCGTGGACCGGTCGACGCCGAGCGGGCCCGCCGCCACCCCGGACCACGGCGGCACGGACACCAGGACACAGACGGGAGCCGACGCCAAGCCCGTCGGGCACAACCTCGCCGAGACCGGCGGCAGCTCCGCCACGCCGTACGTCGCGGGCGCGGCAGGGCTCCTCGTCGTCGCGGGCGGCGGCACGCTGATCGCCACCCGCCGCCGCGCGGCCCGCAGGGAGGGCTGA